From Microbacterium pseudoresistens, the proteins below share one genomic window:
- a CDS encoding LysR substrate-binding domain-containing protein produces the protein MAPAPRRTAPPEPRTLRLGAVPGATPGRWIATWKARMPHVAIELVEVPFAAQRERIADDDLDLAIVREPFDRDGMHAIPLYEELPVVITSVDSHLLAADELDPADLEGETLLTTAEDVLDLTLPTTPATFGMLDTVSDAVATVASGVGIVVVPLSLARLHHRKDVEHRPLRGGPVSPVLLAWRAERTTEDVETFIGIVRGRTANSSR, from the coding sequence GTGGCGCCGGCACCGCGGCGGACTGCTCCGCCCGAGCCACGCACTCTCCGCCTGGGCGCTGTGCCCGGCGCGACGCCGGGGCGGTGGATCGCCACGTGGAAGGCGCGGATGCCGCACGTCGCGATCGAACTCGTCGAGGTGCCATTCGCCGCGCAGCGCGAGCGCATCGCCGACGACGACCTCGACCTCGCGATCGTGCGGGAGCCGTTCGACCGCGACGGCATGCACGCGATCCCGCTGTATGAAGAGCTGCCGGTGGTCATCACCTCGGTCGATTCGCATCTGCTCGCCGCCGACGAGCTCGATCCGGCGGATCTCGAGGGCGAGACGCTGCTGACCACCGCAGAGGACGTGCTCGATCTCACGCTGCCCACGACACCGGCGACCTTCGGGATGCTCGACACGGTGTCGGATGCGGTCGCGACCGTCGCCAGCGGCGTCGGGATCGTCGTCGTGCCGCTCTCGCTCGCCCGGCTGCACCACCGCAAAGACGTCGAGCACCGACCGCTGCGCGGCGGCCCCGTCTCACCCGTGCTGCTCGCCTGGCGCGCCGAGCGCACGACCGAAGACGTGGAGACGTTCATCGGCATCGTCCGCGGACGCACGGCGAACTCCTCGCGCTGA
- a CDS encoding glutamine amidotransferase-related protein, which yields MASLLYVGVRPELDAATAERASFRIGLGVPSEQLDRIDLVSSPLPDDAFDRYAGFVIGGSPFNVTDAAKSSMQLRVERDLERIAARALDGATAAFFTCYGIGVVTRLLGGEVTTDHPEEATATWIRTTPAGLDDPLFGPSGASFTAFTAHKEGSTTTPPGATLLAVGDVCPVQAYRAGGRLYATQFHPEPSPRDFADRMVFYRTTGYFDADAFDTVQEAVLSASVTEPAHILGRFAALALSH from the coding sequence GTGGCCTCGCTTCTCTATGTCGGCGTGCGCCCCGAGCTGGATGCGGCGACGGCGGAGCGCGCATCCTTCCGCATCGGACTCGGTGTGCCGTCCGAGCAGCTCGACCGCATCGACCTCGTCTCCTCGCCGCTGCCGGATGACGCCTTCGACCGCTACGCGGGTTTCGTCATCGGCGGGTCCCCCTTCAACGTCACCGACGCGGCCAAGTCGTCGATGCAGCTCCGGGTCGAAAGAGACCTCGAACGCATCGCCGCCCGCGCGCTCGACGGCGCGACGGCCGCGTTCTTCACCTGCTACGGGATCGGCGTCGTCACCCGGCTGCTGGGCGGCGAGGTGACGACGGATCACCCCGAGGAGGCCACGGCGACCTGGATCCGCACCACGCCGGCGGGCCTCGATGATCCGCTCTTCGGACCGTCCGGCGCCTCGTTCACGGCGTTCACGGCGCACAAGGAGGGGTCGACGACGACGCCTCCCGGTGCAACGCTGCTGGCGGTGGGCGACGTCTGCCCCGTGCAGGCGTACCGCGCGGGCGGCCGCCTTTACGCGACGCAGTTCCATCCCGAGCCTTCACCGCGCGACTTCGCCGATCGGATGGTGTTCTACCGCACGACCGGATACTTCGACGCGGATGCCTTCGACACCGTGCAGGAGGCGGTGCTGAGCGCCTCGGTCACCGAGCCCGCACACATTCTCGGCCGTTTCGCCGCCCTCGCGCTCTCCCACTGA
- a CDS encoding PIN domain-containing protein, which produces MGLIYLDACILIYAVEDQGTRGASVRRAFRAADAPLATSALILPECLPGPLRAQDHALRDRYLAVFERLEIIELGTQSYLRAAQLRAGFGLKTPDAIHLAAAQLAGCTQFWTNDRRLAAASNGLAVDIIGG; this is translated from the coding sequence GTGGGATTGATCTATCTCGACGCGTGCATCCTCATCTATGCGGTCGAGGATCAGGGCACGCGTGGAGCTTCTGTGCGTCGGGCCTTCCGCGCTGCCGACGCGCCGTTGGCGACGAGCGCGCTCATCCTTCCCGAATGCCTTCCTGGCCCGTTGCGCGCGCAGGATCATGCGCTGCGCGATCGCTACCTCGCAGTCTTCGAACGGCTGGAGATCATCGAGCTGGGCACGCAGTCGTATCTGCGGGCGGCGCAGTTGCGCGCCGGGTTCGGGCTGAAGACGCCTGACGCCATCCATCTCGCCGCGGCGCAACTGGCGGGGTGCACGCAGTTCTGGACGAACGACAGACGTCTCGCCGCGGCCTCGAACGGCCTCGCCGTCGACATCATCGGCGGATGA
- the purU gene encoding formyltetrahydrofolate deformylase has product MAQPDTARLLIACDDQPGIVAAVAGVLADHGANIVSLDQHSTDSEGGRFFQRTVLHLDGLAAARTALEESLTEVADRFGMEWSLHDASRRKRVAIFVSKYDHCLLELLWRAQRGQLDIDVTMVVSNHPDLAESVRSFGVPFVHIPGTDKSEMERRQLELLQGNVDLVVLARYMQILTDDFLTSLEAPVINIHHSFLPAFIGANPYARAKERGVKLIGATAHYATADLDEGPIIEQDVTRVTHAESAAQLQSRGMDVERLVLARAVQWHAEDRVIVHGRSTVIL; this is encoded by the coding sequence ATGGCCCAGCCCGACACCGCTCGCCTGCTCATCGCGTGCGACGACCAGCCCGGTATCGTCGCCGCTGTCGCCGGGGTGCTCGCCGATCACGGGGCGAACATCGTCTCGCTCGATCAGCATTCCACCGATTCCGAGGGCGGCCGCTTCTTCCAGCGCACCGTGCTGCATCTCGACGGACTCGCCGCTGCCCGGACGGCACTGGAGGAATCGCTTACAGAGGTGGCCGACCGGTTCGGCATGGAGTGGTCGCTGCACGACGCCTCACGGCGCAAGCGCGTGGCGATCTTCGTGTCGAAGTACGATCACTGCCTGCTCGAGCTGCTCTGGCGCGCACAGCGCGGGCAGCTCGACATCGACGTGACCATGGTCGTCTCCAATCACCCCGACCTCGCCGAGTCGGTGCGCTCGTTCGGCGTGCCGTTCGTGCACATCCCCGGCACCGACAAGTCCGAGATGGAGCGCCGCCAGCTGGAGCTGCTGCAGGGGAACGTCGACCTCGTCGTGCTGGCCCGCTACATGCAGATCCTCACCGACGACTTCCTGACGAGCCTCGAAGCGCCGGTCATCAACATCCACCATTCGTTCCTGCCCGCCTTCATCGGCGCGAACCCGTATGCACGGGCGAAAGAGCGCGGCGTGAAGCTCATCGGCGCGACGGCCCACTACGCCACGGCCGACCTCGACGAGGGGCCCATCATCGAGCAGGATGTCACGCGGGTCACCCACGCCGAGTCCGCCGCTCAGCTTCAGAGCCGCGGCATGGATGTGGAGCGCCTGGTGCTCGCCCGCGCCGTGCAGTGGCACGCGGAGGATCGCGTGATCGTGCACGGCCGCTCCACCGTCATCCTGTAG
- a CDS encoding type II toxin-antitoxin system Phd/YefM family antitoxin: MTRYSVLDARNNLSRLIADAQSGLEVVITNRGRPVVEIVPIGPPDVILNGPALAEWLDDNPLPSHLVRSTAQLDEQIAAGREAWD; the protein is encoded by the coding sequence ATGACCCGATACAGCGTTCTGGATGCGCGCAACAACCTCTCGCGACTGATCGCGGATGCCCAGTCGGGGCTCGAGGTGGTCATCACGAATCGGGGCAGGCCGGTGGTCGAGATCGTTCCGATCGGCCCGCCTGATGTCATCCTCAACGGGCCGGCACTGGCCGAGTGGCTCGATGACAACCCGCTGCCCTCGCACCTGGTGCGTTCGACGGCGCAGCTCGACGAGCAGATCGCGGCGGGCCGGGAGGCGTGGGATTGA
- a CDS encoding APH(3'') family aminoglycoside O-phosphotransferase: MTAASLLDPRFDWTPIDTGESEDQVHRRDDGRAYAKVSPPHRVSALAGERDRLEWAAGRGLAVPQPLDWRETVGGACLVMTAIPGIPASELHGGDLRTAWPSMIGLLAALHEQDPSTCPFDRELERVFARAEDVVRRDAVNPAFLPDDDSHLPAAELLARVAADLPARLAREQAERVVCHGDPCLPNFLVDPGTLKCTGMIDLGRLGTADRYADLSLMLANAEENWDSVAQSDAAAEALFRTLGIPHPDRSALDFYLRLDPLTWG; the protein is encoded by the coding sequence ATGACCGCTGCTTCGCTCTTGGACCCGCGCTTCGATTGGACACCGATCGATACCGGCGAGTCGGAAGACCAGGTCCACAGGCGCGACGATGGACGCGCATACGCCAAAGTCTCGCCCCCGCACCGCGTCTCCGCGCTCGCCGGCGAACGCGACCGGCTGGAGTGGGCGGCGGGTCGCGGACTGGCCGTCCCGCAGCCGCTCGACTGGCGCGAAACCGTCGGCGGGGCGTGCCTCGTCATGACGGCGATCCCCGGCATCCCCGCCTCCGAGCTGCACGGAGGCGATCTCCGCACGGCATGGCCTTCGATGATCGGCCTGCTGGCCGCACTGCACGAACAGGACCCTTCGACATGCCCCTTCGATCGCGAGCTGGAGCGGGTGTTCGCGCGCGCCGAGGACGTCGTCCGTCGCGACGCCGTCAACCCCGCATTCCTCCCCGACGACGACAGCCACCTTCCGGCCGCGGAACTCCTGGCCCGGGTCGCGGCAGACCTTCCCGCTCGTCTCGCGCGGGAGCAAGCGGAGCGCGTGGTCTGCCACGGCGATCCGTGCCTTCCGAACTTCCTCGTCGACCCGGGAACCCTGAAATGCACGGGCATGATCGACCTCGGGCGCCTCGGCACGGCCGACCGATACGCGGATCTGTCGCTGATGCTGGCCAACGCCGAGGAGAACTGGGACTCGGTCGCACAGTCGGATGCCGCCGCCGAGGCGCTGTTCAGGACCCTCGGCATTCCGCACCCGGACCGGTCGGCACTGGACTTCTACCTCCGTCTGGATCCGCTGACCTGGGGATGA
- a CDS encoding glutaminase produces the protein MTAEPTSAALIAQARVALAEAPVEALGVEKTSRWRRPRIVRAGGAWHLGVLLIGSDAVFATGEVLRAAAEVRRGYAAESARQRAERRFAAARGGFGEGEVVHVGWTPIDLATVDAGGASGPLALVDGVSSVRWSASGAYMPLGAYLRERITLLTGEG, from the coding sequence ATGACCGCCGAGCCCACCTCCGCCGCGCTGATCGCGCAGGCGCGGGTGGCGTTGGCGGAGGCTCCCGTCGAGGCGCTCGGGGTGGAGAAGACCTCGCGATGGCGCCGTCCGCGCATCGTACGGGCAGGCGGCGCCTGGCATCTCGGCGTGCTGCTCATCGGATCGGATGCCGTCTTCGCGACCGGGGAAGTGCTGCGCGCGGCGGCCGAGGTGCGCCGAGGCTATGCCGCAGAGTCGGCCAGGCAGCGAGCGGAGCGCCGGTTCGCCGCGGCCCGCGGCGGCTTCGGCGAGGGCGAGGTCGTGCACGTGGGGTGGACGCCGATCGACCTCGCGACGGTGGATGCCGGAGGCGCATCGGGGCCCCTGGCGCTCGTCGACGGGGTTTCGTCGGTGCGGTGGTCCGCGTCGGGCGCGTACATGCCGCTGGGGGCATATCTGCGCGAGCGGATCACGCTGCTCACCGGCGAAGGCTGA
- a CDS encoding Fpg/Nei family DNA glycosylase, which translates to MPEGDTVYRAAKRLDAALRDGVVDRFELRVPALVTADLRGETVREVVPRGKHLLMRIGAMTLRSHLRMDGSWHVYRPGERWRAPAFKARAIVGTDRAGAVGFDVSMLALVPTRDEETLVGHLGPDPLADRWDAAEATRRVSLDPRPVHVAMLDQRNVAGFGNEYAAELLFLRGILPTTPATDVDAEALIALGTRTIRANVALVDRTFTGVNRRGRTTWVYGRAGRPCRRCGTLIETGALGAGPAEERTTFWCPRCQR; encoded by the coding sequence ATGCCTGAGGGCGACACGGTCTACCGCGCGGCGAAGCGGCTGGATGCGGCGCTGCGCGACGGCGTCGTCGACCGGTTCGAGCTGCGCGTTCCGGCACTAGTGACGGCCGATCTGCGCGGCGAGACCGTACGCGAGGTCGTGCCGCGCGGCAAGCATCTGCTCATGCGCATCGGCGCGATGACGCTGCGCTCGCATCTGCGCATGGACGGCTCGTGGCACGTGTACCGGCCGGGCGAGCGGTGGCGAGCGCCCGCGTTCAAGGCGCGTGCGATCGTCGGCACCGACCGCGCGGGTGCCGTGGGCTTCGACGTATCGATGCTCGCCCTCGTGCCCACCCGCGACGAGGAGACGCTCGTCGGGCATCTCGGGCCCGATCCGCTCGCCGACCGCTGGGATGCCGCCGAGGCCACCCGGCGGGTCTCCCTCGATCCGCGCCCGGTGCACGTCGCGATGCTCGATCAGCGCAACGTCGCCGGCTTCGGCAACGAGTACGCGGCAGAGCTGCTGTTCCTGCGCGGCATCCTGCCCACGACCCCGGCGACCGACGTGGATGCCGAAGCGCTGATCGCGCTCGGTACCCGCACCATCCGTGCGAACGTCGCGCTCGTCGACCGCACGTTCACCGGCGTCAACCGCCGCGGCCGGACCACCTGGGTGTACGGGCGTGCGGGGCGGCCGTGCCGCCGCTGCGGCACCCTCATCGAGACGGGCGCGCTCGGTGCCGGCCCCGCCGAGGAGCGCACCACCTTCTGGTGCCCGCGCTGCCAGCGCTGA
- a CDS encoding DapH/DapD/GlmU-related protein: MGKNYIDIEDDHGGTLRYRKHANGRGLVAHGAKVHPQAHVEAGAYIEPGARIGAGAVVSRGAWIQDDAVIGSNARIDAHAHIGAGATVGDGASIGVRTEVGAGAHIARGARIGDDETVPAGQAIATDRKGLWLAA; encoded by the coding sequence GTGGGCAAGAACTACATCGACATCGAAGACGACCACGGCGGAACGCTGCGCTACCGCAAGCACGCCAACGGCCGCGGTCTCGTCGCGCACGGCGCGAAGGTGCACCCTCAGGCGCACGTCGAGGCGGGCGCGTACATCGAGCCGGGAGCGCGCATCGGCGCGGGAGCCGTCGTCTCACGCGGGGCGTGGATCCAGGACGACGCGGTCATCGGGAGCAACGCCCGCATCGACGCGCACGCGCACATCGGCGCGGGCGCGACGGTCGGCGACGGCGCAAGCATCGGCGTGCGCACAGAGGTCGGCGCCGGGGCGCACATCGCCCGCGGCGCACGCATCGGAGATGACGAGACGGTGCCCGCAGGTCAGGCCATCGCGACCGATCGGAAGGGGCTCTGGCTAGCCGCCTGA